In Penaeus vannamei isolate JL-2024 chromosome 4, ASM4276789v1, whole genome shotgun sequence, a single window of DNA contains:
- the LOC113821553 gene encoding malate synthase, with amino-acid sequence MAMAELRLNRLQVLRNHLSLHNRRVGEGSDAFSKGKVNICPLPSSATSQSLKMELEKIGVNDVEVEPSPPGLEEEYSQILTPSAIRFVADLTRQFSNQVDLMLKQRMKKKLELDLTGNIPFFPDNPEVRESNWRVAPVPRRIVCRKLDLGDVSPSNTEKFIEALLCDVNGIQTDFDDGHCPTWRNQLRGLHNVYKAVFNQFPDVPDISKVPVLMLRPRAWNMIEHNMIVDGKEVPGPLFDFGLLMYHCAAHLVAKESGPFFYLSKLEGANEAKLWNEIFCWAQEKLDIPHGTIKACVLIENVLASFEMEEILFELKDHSLGLNCGIWDYSASFVNKFGDRKDFVLPDRNKYVNMQRHFLRSYMDLVIHTCHKHGAHATGGMAATIIESRDLNILTKVTEAKIQEMLSGADGFMVYDTRLVPVMRKMMVDKKKNQIDSQPRDDVRVTAGDLLQMPAGGVTLAGLKHNVAVGILFIDAWLRGKGHYIYKGAVEDSATAEISRSQVWQWIRHRAKLEDNGEVITRGLVQKIIGDFVDATIMSQDPVPLDSPKHKERFRAAAEIFEEVVTKRDFPEFITTYLNLDHTFLSYQKMHEE; translated from the exons GGGAAAGTGAATATTTGTCCATTGCCTTCTTCAGCAACTAGCCAGTCACTAAAGATGGAACTGGAAAAAATAGGCGTGAATGATGTAGAAGTGGAGCCATCACCTCCGGGTTTGGAAGAGGAATATAGTCAGATCCTTACACCTTCTGCCATTAGATTTGTTGCCGATCTTACAAGACAGTTCAGTAACCAAGTAGATTTG ATGTTGAAgcagaggatgaaaaaaaaattggaattgGACCTGACTGGCAACATACCCTTCTTCCCTGATAATCCAGAG GTAAGAGAAAGTAATTGGAGAGTGGCACCAGTACCTAGAAGAATTGTATGCAGGAAATTAGACTTGGGCGATGTATCCCCTTCAAACACCGAGAAGTTTATTGAAGCTCTGCTGTGTGATGTGAATGGAATACAGACAGATTTTGATGATGGTCACTGTCCCACATGGAGAAACCAGTTGCGAGGTCTTCACAATGTCTATAAGGCTGTGTTTAACCAGTTTCCTGATGTACCTGACATTTCAAAAGTACCTGTTCTGATGTTACGTCCAAGAGCATGGAACATGATAGAGCATAACATGATT GTTGATGGGAAGGAAGTCCCAGGTCCATTGTTTGATTTTGGTCTCCTGATGTACCACTGTGCTGCCCATCTTGTTGCAAAGGAGAGTGGAccatttttctatttgtctaagCTGGAAGGAGCTAATGAGGCCAAGTTATGGAATGAAATCTTCTGTTGGGCACAGGAGAAACTTGACATTCCTCATG GAACAATAAAAGCATGTGTTCTGATTGAGAATGTTCTGGCTTCATTTGAGATGGAAGAAATACTCTTTGAATTAAAGGACCATTCTCTTGGGTTAAACTGTGGCATCTGGGATTACTCAGCATCTTTTGTCAATAAGTTTG GTGACAGAAAAGATTTTGTCCTTCCTGATCGCAACAAGTATGTTAATATGCAGCGGCACTTCTTACGGTCATATATGGATTTAGTCATTCATACGTGTCATAAGCATGGTGCTCATGCTACAGGGGGAatggcagcaacaataatagagtCTCG GGATCTCAATATCCTGACGAAGGTGACAGAAGCAAAAATACAAGAGATGCTTTCTGGTGCAGACGGGTTCATGGTTTATGATACACGTCTAGTTCCAGTTATGAGAAAA ATGAtggtagataaaaagaaaaatcaaatagatAGTCAGCCAAGAGATGATGTTCGTGTAACTGCTGGGGATTTGTTGCAGATGCCTGCAG GTGGAGTCACCCTGGCAGGGCTGAAACACAACGTTGCTGTAGGAATTCTGTTCATAGATGCTTGGTTGCGTGGAAAGGGCCACTACATATACAAAGGGGCAGTTGAAGACTCTGCCACAGCGGAGATTTCACGTTCTCAAGTTTGGCAGTGGATTAGACACAGG GCTAAACTAGAGGATAATGGTGAAGTCATCACAAGAGGTCTCGTTCAGAAAATCATTGGGGACTTCGTTGATGCTACCATAATGTCCCAGGATCCTGTCCCTCTGGATTCACCGAAACACAAGGAAAGATTTAGAGCTGCTGCAGAAATATTTGAGGAAGTTGTAACTAAAAGAGACTTCCCTGAATTTATCACAACATATCTGAATCTCGACCACACATTCCTTAGTTATCAAAAAATGCATGAAGAATAA